From a single Terriglobales bacterium genomic region:
- a CDS encoding peroxiredoxin-like family protein, producing MFMRWRGANPEYEAVEGGSLQERLDALKARVHSMIPAATVAVHERAVDELRLSGVAARILPIGATAPAFALPDKDGKIVRSEDLLTRGRLVLKFFRGRWCPYCIAELETYNRLLPEIEAAGAALVAISPQTVRQTFFLADQHELRYPVLSDAGNAVARKFGLVYRLPDDLRAVFQRSFINLLNSNGDSSWELPLPAAYVLDRDGTVLYAAAEADFRRRPDPVAVLAALRA from the coding sequence ATGTTCATGCGCTGGCGCGGCGCCAACCCGGAGTACGAAGCCGTTGAGGGCGGAAGCCTGCAGGAGAGGCTCGACGCCCTGAAGGCGCGCGTCCACTCCATGATTCCTGCCGCTACGGTCGCCGTGCACGAACGCGCGGTGGATGAGCTGCGACTGTCGGGCGTCGCCGCACGCATTCTGCCCATCGGCGCGACGGCTCCCGCTTTCGCGCTCCCGGACAAGGACGGAAAAATCGTTCGCTCGGAAGACCTGCTGACCCGCGGACGCCTGGTTCTCAAGTTCTTCCGCGGACGCTGGTGCCCGTACTGCATCGCCGAGCTGGAAACCTACAACCGGCTTCTGCCGGAAATCGAAGCCGCCGGAGCCGCATTGGTGGCTATCTCGCCCCAAACCGTGCGTCAGACGTTTTTCCTGGCGGACCAGCACGAGTTGCGCTACCCGGTCCTGTCCGATGCCGGCAACGCCGTTGCCCGGAAGTTCGGCCTGGTGTACCGCCTGCCGGACGACCTCCGGGCCGTCTTCCAGCGCTCCTTCATCAACCTTCTGAACAGCAATGGCGACTCCAGTTGGGAGTTGCCCCTGCCGGCCGCCTATGTCCTGGACCGCGACGGCACGGTCCTCTATGCCGCGGCTGAGGCCGACTTCCGCCGCCGGCCCGATCCTGTGGCCGTCCTGGCTGCGCTGCGCGCGTGA
- the rpsP gene encoding 30S ribosomal protein S16 — MIRLARTGARKQPYYRVVVIEKARRRDGRFLEIVGTYNPRTSPATVDLKRERIAHWVSKGARLSDTVNKLYSQPAAAGAGNAA, encoded by the coding sequence ATGATCCGTCTGGCGCGCACCGGTGCGCGTAAACAACCGTATTACCGGGTGGTGGTGATTGAAAAAGCGCGCCGCCGCGATGGCCGCTTCCTGGAGATCGTGGGAACGTACAATCCCCGCACCAGCCCGGCCACCGTGGACCTGAAGCGCGAGCGGATCGCGCACTGGGTGTCCAAGGGCGCCCGGCTCTCGGACACCGTGAACAAGCTTTATTCCCAGCCCGCTGCGGCGGGCGCGGGCAACGCGGCCTGA
- a CDS encoding KH domain-containing protein, with protein sequence MTSDPGGDMRVLVEQIAKALVDEPEQVSVREVDGEQVIVLELKVAPNDLGKVIGKQGRTARSMRTILGAAGMKLHKRYTLEILE encoded by the coding sequence ATGACGAGCGATCCTGGTGGGGACATGCGAGTGTTGGTCGAACAGATCGCCAAGGCTCTGGTCGACGAACCCGAACAGGTCTCCGTCCGCGAAGTTGACGGCGAGCAGGTGATCGTATTGGAGCTCAAGGTCGCCCCCAACGACCTCGGTAAGGTGATCGGCAAGCAGGGGCGAACGGCGCGTTCCATGCGCACCATCCTGGGCGCCGCTGGTATGAAGCTGCACAAGCGCTACACGCTGGAGATTCTGGAATAG
- the rimM gene encoding ribosome maturation factor RimM (Essential for efficient processing of 16S rRNA) has translation MARVVRAQGRKGEVAAELWTDFPERLAGRKSLHVLAPDGSQRELEIEAVWPHKGRLVLKFRGVDSIGDAERLRGCELQVPLEERTPLPDGAAYVSDLMGCSVFDVDRNVPIGTIAEIRFGAGDAPLLVVRAADKEFLIPFAAEYVRTMDLKSRRLEVALPEGLLNLERPPSQEERESEQ, from the coding sequence GTGGCCCGCGTGGTCCGCGCACAGGGCAGGAAGGGTGAAGTCGCCGCCGAGTTGTGGACCGACTTCCCGGAGCGGCTGGCCGGGCGCAAGAGCCTGCACGTGCTCGCACCCGATGGTTCGCAGCGCGAGCTGGAGATCGAAGCGGTCTGGCCGCACAAGGGCCGCCTGGTGCTGAAGTTCCGCGGCGTTGATTCCATCGGTGACGCGGAGCGGCTCAGAGGCTGCGAGCTGCAGGTGCCGCTCGAAGAGCGTACTCCGCTGCCCGACGGCGCAGCCTACGTCAGCGACCTGATGGGCTGCAGCGTGTTCGACGTGGACCGGAACGTGCCCATCGGCACGATTGCCGAGATCCGGTTCGGAGCCGGCGATGCGCCGCTCCTGGTCGTGCGAGCTGCGGATAAGGAATTCCTGATCCCGTTTGCTGCCGAGTACGTGCGGACGATGGATCTCAAGTCGCGGCGTCTAGAGGTGGCGCTGCCCGAGGGGTTGCTGAACCTGGAGAGACCGCCCTCGCAGGAAGAGAGAGAAAGCGAGCAATAA
- the trmD gene encoding tRNA (guanosine(37)-N1)-methyltransferase TrmD: MKFDILTIFPDFFRGPLDYGIVRRAREAGRVEIAIHDLRNFTHDRHRTVDDRPFGGGEGMVLKPEPLFECAESLGIAPRAERVAGRVRESVVLLSAQGRLFHQAVAAKLAGLERVVLLCGRYEGVDERVAEHLADYELSVGDYVLSGGELAAAVVMDAVTRLLPGALGNEASARQESFTAGERAASAGPSSTCGSGGLLDYPHYTRPAEYQGWAVPEILISGHHEEIRRWRRRKALEKTWRNRPELLESAALSDEDRDLLAEIRAEKS; the protein is encoded by the coding sequence ATGAAGTTCGATATCCTGACCATCTTTCCGGACTTTTTTCGCGGGCCGCTGGATTATGGCATCGTGCGCCGGGCTCGCGAGGCCGGACGGGTGGAGATCGCGATCCACGACCTGCGGAACTTCACGCACGACCGGCACCGCACCGTGGATGACCGGCCCTTCGGCGGCGGCGAAGGCATGGTGCTCAAGCCGGAGCCGCTGTTCGAATGCGCCGAGTCGCTAGGCATTGCGCCGCGAGCCGAGCGTGTGGCCGGCCGCGTGAGAGAATCGGTGGTGCTGCTCTCGGCCCAGGGCCGCTTGTTCCATCAGGCCGTCGCCGCGAAGCTGGCCGGGCTGGAACGTGTGGTGCTTCTGTGCGGCCGGTACGAGGGCGTGGACGAGCGCGTGGCCGAGCACCTGGCGGATTACGAGCTTTCCGTCGGTGACTATGTGCTCAGCGGCGGCGAGCTGGCGGCCGCTGTGGTGATGGACGCGGTGACGCGCCTGCTCCCCGGCGCGCTGGGTAACGAAGCCTCGGCGCGCCAGGAGAGCTTTACTGCCGGCGAACGTGCGGCTTCCGCCGGTCCGAGTTCCACCTGTGGCTCAGGCGGGCTGCTGGACTACCCGCATTACACGCGGCCGGCGGAGTACCAGGGATGGGCGGTGCCGGAGATCCTGATCTCCGGACACCACGAAGAGATTCGCCGCTGGCGGCGTCGCAAGGCGCTGGAGAAAACCTGGCGCAACCGGCCGGAACTGCTGGAGTCGGCGGCGTTGAGCGACGAGGACCGCGATCTGCTGGCTGAGATCCGGGCTGAAAAATCTTAG
- the rplS gene encoding 50S ribosomal protein L19, whose amino-acid sequence MSNNPVLDRFVAKTQRTDLPAFVPGDTVRVQVRIKEGDKERLQAFEGIVIARSRGPQASFTVRKVSFGQGVERIFPLNSKVIDRIDVVRSSKVRRAKLFYLRDLKGKSARLREVE is encoded by the coding sequence ATGTCGAACAATCCTGTGCTGGACCGCTTTGTAGCCAAGACGCAGCGCACCGACCTCCCGGCTTTTGTTCCCGGCGACACCGTGCGCGTGCAGGTGAGGATCAAGGAAGGCGACAAGGAGCGCCTGCAGGCCTTCGAGGGCATCGTGATCGCACGCAGCCGCGGACCGCAGGCCAGCTTCACCGTGCGCAAGGTCAGCTTCGGCCAGGGCGTGGAACGCATTTTCCCGCTCAACTCCAAGGTCATCGACCGCATTGACGTGGTGCGCTCGTCGAAGGTCCGCCGCGCCAAGCTCTTCTATCTGCGCGACCTCAAGGGCAAATCCGCCCGCCTGCGCGAAGTCGAGTAA
- a CDS encoding ribonuclease HII: MLKKLRCTLRFERQAWTAGAQLVAGVDEAGRGALFGPVVAAAVILDPRRPIRGLRDSKLIAEDRREELAESIRRRALGFAVAAVDAARIDEINIYQASRLAMRDAVLQVSPAPDFLLVDAMRLDCDCPQTSIIHGDARCASIAAASILAKVERDRILRELDAQFPAYGLASNKGYSTPQHLDSLRRVGPSPLHRRSFAPVWNCAQEPLAFMVEDDDLGAALDAAQLSPDC, encoded by the coding sequence ATGTTGAAGAAGCTGCGCTGCACGCTGCGTTTCGAGCGCCAGGCGTGGACTGCGGGCGCGCAACTCGTGGCGGGCGTGGATGAAGCTGGACGCGGCGCGCTGTTTGGTCCAGTGGTGGCGGCTGCGGTCATCCTCGACCCGCGCCGTCCTATCCGCGGCCTGCGCGATTCCAAACTGATTGCCGAAGACCGCCGCGAGGAACTGGCAGAAAGCATTCGGCGTCGCGCCCTTGGCTTTGCCGTGGCGGCTGTGGATGCCGCCCGCATCGACGAAATCAACATCTATCAGGCTTCGCGTCTCGCCATGCGCGACGCCGTTCTGCAAGTCTCCCCTGCGCCGGATTTCCTGCTGGTGGATGCCATGCGGCTCGACTGCGACTGCCCGCAGACCTCCATCATCCACGGCGACGCCCGCTGCGCTTCCATCGCCGCGGCTTCCATCCTCGCCAAGGTGGAGCGCGACCGCATCCTGCGCGAACTCGACGCGCAGTTCCCAGCCTACGGCCTGGCCTCCAACAAGGGATACAGCACGCCACAGCATCTCGACAGTCTGCGACGCGTCGGGCCTTCTCCGCTGCATCGCCGTTCCTTCGCTCCCGTCTGGAATTGCGCCCAGGAGCCGCTGGCCTTCATGGTGGAGGACGACGACCTAGGAGCAGCGCTCGACGCTGCCCAGCTTTCGCCCGACTGCTGA
- a CDS encoding MarR family winged helix-turn-helix transcriptional regulator produces MSRSTLPMLPCMCSSLRRASRAFTQLYDRAFRPLGLRATQFTVLQVLSRVGEVSQGRLGQMLAMDSTTLTRTLELMARRGWIADRRGQDRRQRWLYLTEAGKRQLRRAEPPWEKVQMRLRRQFGEQRWRSLMQLSHEAADRITARGDWI; encoded by the coding sequence ATGAGCCGATCGACCTTACCCATGCTTCCGTGCATGTGCAGCAGCCTGCGCCGCGCGTCACGCGCATTCACGCAGCTTTATGACCGCGCGTTCCGTCCCCTGGGGTTACGGGCCACTCAGTTCACCGTGCTCCAGGTGCTCTCGCGGGTTGGCGAGGTGTCGCAGGGACGGTTGGGCCAGATGCTGGCCATGGACAGTACCACCCTTACTCGAACGCTGGAGTTGATGGCGCGGCGCGGATGGATCGCAGATCGCCGCGGCCAGGACCGGCGTCAGCGATGGCTGTACCTGACCGAAGCCGGCAAACGCCAGCTTCGTCGCGCTGAGCCGCCTTGGGAGAAGGTGCAGATGCGCCTGCGACGCCAGTTCGGGGAGCAACGGTGGCGGAGCCTGATGCAACTATCGCACGAAGCAGCGGACCGGATCACGGCTCGAGGAGACTGGATATGA
- a CDS encoding class I SAM-dependent methyltransferase, with protein MTQSVLMEERRRTYLPAAGHDWFLPFYDVITILIGADQARKALLGQADLKPGQRVLDIGCGTGSLAVLLKQQHPQVEVIGLDPDPKALARARRKADRSLVSVQLDQGFSDSLPYAAGIFDHVFSSLMFHHLETEQKQRTLREIRRVLRPGGQLHLLDFSAPECSGAGVLPRMFHSHGRLKDNSEDRILALMSSAGLSDAKVVGRRTILFGLGKVAYFKASALEAEGP; from the coding sequence ATGACACAATCGGTACTTATGGAAGAACGTAGGCGAACCTATCTTCCAGCTGCGGGACATGACTGGTTCCTGCCCTTTTACGATGTCATCACGATCCTGATCGGCGCCGATCAGGCTCGGAAGGCGCTGCTGGGTCAGGCCGATTTGAAGCCGGGCCAGCGCGTTCTCGACATCGGCTGCGGTACGGGAAGCCTGGCGGTTCTGCTGAAGCAACAGCATCCTCAGGTTGAGGTCATCGGACTCGACCCGGACCCGAAGGCGCTGGCTCGCGCCCGGCGCAAGGCGGATCGCTCGCTGGTCTCGGTCCAACTGGATCAGGGCTTTTCGGATTCACTGCCGTACGCCGCAGGCATTTTCGATCACGTATTCTCGTCGCTCATGTTCCATCACCTGGAGACGGAGCAGAAGCAGCGGACGCTGCGCGAGATCCGCCGCGTGCTCAGGCCCGGCGGCCAGCTTCACCTGCTCGACTTCAGCGCGCCGGAATGCAGCGGCGCCGGTGTCCTGCCCCGTATGTTTCACTCGCACGGGCGCCTGAAGGACAACTCGGAGGACCGCATCCTCGCGCTGATGTCCAGCGCCGGGCTTTCGGACGCAAAGGTAGTCGGGCGCCGGACTATTCTCTTCGGCTTGGGGAAAGTTGCTTATTTCAAGGCGTCCGCGTTGGAAGCGGAAGGCCCGTAG